From a single Solenopsis invicta isolate M01_SB unplaced genomic scaffold, UNIL_Sinv_3.0 scaffold_924, whole genome shotgun sequence genomic region:
- the LOC120360048 gene encoding pollen-specific leucine-rich repeat extensin-like protein 3 codes for MGNLCHRHHHPYCRSRLRRRHRLPLPRLSHRLPLPRQRFNHQSPPVLVQAPPPVPVQAPPPVSVQVPPAPVPVQVQVPPAPVPAQALPPPPVIAVRTIVATGVSRNRRGKKSSMGKSGPTPRKRKRKVAVGWRTRKRKVAVGWRTRKRAWIPRKRRW; via the exons ATGGGGAACCTctgccaccgccaccaccacccgTACTGCCGATCCCGACTCCGTCGCAGGCACCGCCTGCCCCTGCCCCGTCTCAGCCATCGCCTGCCTCTGCCCCGTCAAAGGTTCAACCACCAGTCGCCGCCAGTTCTGGTCCAGGCGCCGCCGCCAGTTCCGGTCCAGGCGCCGCCGCCAGTTTCGGTCCAGGTACCGCCCGCGCCAGTTCCGGTCCAGGTCCAGGTACCGCCCGCGCCAGTCCCGGCGCAGGCACTGCCCCCCCCCCCCGTCATTGCCGTCCGAACCATCGTTGCAACCGGCGTTAGCCGCAACCGGAGAGGGAAAAAAAG ctCGATGGGAAAGAGCGGGCCGACgccgaggaagaggaagaggaaggtgGCAGTGGGGTggaggacgaggaagaggaaggtGGCAGTGGGGTGGAGGACGAGGAAGAGGGCGTGGATACCGAGGAAGAGGAGGTggtag